The Hyphomonadaceae bacterium ML37 genome includes a region encoding these proteins:
- a CDS encoding pentapeptide repeat-containing protein, which yields MIKGLDIDAASLSRIDQIIGLEEERFDNLVRVSGLRPERDFIGCDLGGVNFLDSDLSNFNFSGCNLEKANLSNANIDTLLVDDAYVRGATWPPTHDDLDIDDFIYNFTNAKLNNKINYKDNRDILFQFIEITLHGSDFNEDPDSIIYLKSHLNFSPEMLIDMGLAFYPALFERVFSARHYSPIAYSRITSKKRYVKIFNTKPTIANGRSMALTLGEFAFLLKKPIFRNLSVSRARIIDRIDEWIDLELNDAKCDWKLDTNTLRLVPNIK from the coding sequence TTGATAAAGGGGCTTGATATTGATGCAGCCTCCCTCTCGCGCATCGACCAAATAATTGGTCTGGAAGAGGAGCGGTTTGATAATTTAGTTAGAGTATCCGGGCTGCGTCCCGAAAGAGACTTCATTGGGTGCGATCTAGGTGGTGTGAATTTCTTAGATTCTGATCTGTCAAACTTTAATTTCTCGGGTTGCAATTTGGAAAAGGCCAACCTTTCAAATGCTAATATTGACACGCTTTTGGTTGACGACGCCTACGTTAGAGGTGCTACATGGCCGCCGACACACGACGATTTAGACATAGATGATTTTATTTACAACTTCACGAACGCAAAATTGAATAACAAGATAAATTATAAAGACAATAGGGATATTTTGTTTCAATTTATAGAAATTACTTTACATGGTTCAGATTTCAATGAAGATCCTGATTCAATAATTTATCTCAAATCACATCTCAATTTTTCACCGGAAATGCTTATTGACATGGGTCTGGCATTTTATCCAGCATTATTTGAACGAGTTTTTTCCGCACGGCACTATAGTCCAATCGCATATTCTAGGATCACCAGTAAAAAACGCTACGTAAAGATATTTAATACAAAACCAACGATTGCGAATGGAAGATCAATGGCTTTGACGCTCGGTGAGTTTGCTTTTTTATTAAAGAAGCCGATTTTTAGAAACCTGAGCGTCTCGAGAGCGAGAATAATAGATAGGATCGACGAATGGATCGATTTGGAATTAAATGATGCAAAGTGTGACTGGAAGCTCGATACAAACACATTGAGATTAGTCCCCAATATTAAATGA
- a CDS encoding sulfurtransferase has translation MIEPVSISAVQALAEREPIFVDATWFMPGADQTGAQAFAARRLPDAVFLDIDAVCDPTSALPHMAPGSAVFARWLARSGLNGDGRFIVYDQNGYAASARVWWTLRRFGCDVRILDGGLEAWRKAGGAIGAGLIPPRAPARERMPRLIRDDSVSWADVLHHVEAKDALIVDARSPGRFAGTEPEPRHGLRPGRIPGSVNLPFQSVIGADGKLLKEDALKRVLTDVSRERRIITTCGSGVTAAILYAAFITGGFRDVRLYDGSWADWGARSDLPVETG, from the coding sequence ATGATCGAGCCGGTGTCCATCAGCGCAGTGCAGGCGCTGGCCGAACGCGAGCCCATATTCGTGGACGCCACCTGGTTCATGCCGGGCGCGGACCAGACCGGGGCGCAAGCCTTCGCCGCGCGCCGCCTGCCCGATGCGGTCTTCTTAGACATCGACGCGGTGTGCGACCCCACCAGCGCCCTGCCCCACATGGCGCCGGGCTCGGCGGTGTTTGCGCGCTGGCTGGCCAGAAGCGGACTGAATGGCGACGGGCGTTTCATCGTCTATGACCAGAACGGCTATGCCGCCTCGGCGCGGGTGTGGTGGACGCTGCGCCGGTTCGGCTGCGATGTGCGCATTCTCGATGGCGGGCTGGAGGCCTGGCGCAAGGCGGGCGGCGCGATAGGGGCCGGCCTCATCCCGCCGCGCGCCCCGGCGCGCGAGCGCATGCCGCGCCTGATCCGCGATGATTCGGTCTCTTGGGCTGACGTGCTCCATCATGTGGAGGCCAAAGACGCCCTGATCGTGGATGCACGCTCGCCCGGCCGCTTCGCCGGGACCGAGCCGGAACCGCGCCATGGCCTGCGCCCGGGCCGCATCCCCGGATCGGTCAACCTGCCCTTCCAGAGCGTCATCGGCGCCGACGGCAAGCTTCTGAAAGAAGACGCGCTCAAACGCGTGCTGACCGATGTCAGCCGCGAGCGGCGCATCATCACCACGTGCGGCTCGGGCGTCACGGCGGCAATCCTCTACGCCGCCTTCATCACCGGCGGTTTCCGCGATGTGCGCCTGTATGACGGCAGCTGGGCCGACTGGGGCGCGCGCAGCGATCTGCCGGTGGAAACGGGCTGA
- a CDS encoding patatin-like phospholipase family protein — MAKFNFSRLPFLDRIEGAALKAIEAEVEWFCLPAGATLFNEGDEADAFYLVRSGALAAFRTAADGRAELIGHIRQGEPIGEMALVEERRHSASVYALRDSELVRLPKPAFETLTRKHPSLMRELARMMMFRLRGGSLRQRSDPKIFALIATSPTIDLDYRARELEKALGAMGLTTAVLGEDAAGLSAQRFDVIEARHDIVLLCARMAEFDWTQRAMARADRIWLLARADARPSTPLLPESPSPAARLKLIDVVMVHHGGDRAAARPQEWVEAAEAARCFHWRQGRREDVCTLARTLTGRSVGLVLSGGGSRAYAHVGAVRALRDAKISFDFYCGASMGAIVAAGVALGWEDGELEDRMRAAFVTSNPLSDWTLPVVSLIKGRRVDKRLEEHFGDRDIADMPRPFFCVSSDLTLGAVRVHRSGRLRDALRASLAIPGLLPPVVDGQSVLVDGAVFNNFPVNELKSFHRGLNIGSDVTRTNSICADDFVDPPGFFGWAMRHGLSDPPPIASLLLRAATAGTLDQHAATRDAADLLILPELDMDLREWRRFDDAVEAGYEAATRMIKAMEPEDLARFQAGVA, encoded by the coding sequence TTGGCCAAGTTCAACTTCTCCCGCCTGCCCTTTCTCGACCGGATCGAGGGCGCCGCGCTGAAAGCCATCGAAGCCGAGGTGGAATGGTTCTGCCTGCCCGCCGGGGCCACCCTGTTTAATGAGGGCGACGAGGCGGACGCCTTCTATCTGGTGCGCTCGGGCGCGCTGGCCGCCTTTCGCACCGCCGCCGACGGGCGCGCCGAGCTGATCGGCCATATCCGCCAGGGCGAGCCCATTGGCGAGATGGCGCTAGTGGAGGAGCGCCGCCATTCGGCGAGCGTCTACGCCCTGCGCGACAGCGAGCTGGTGCGCCTACCCAAGCCCGCCTTCGAGACCCTGACGCGCAAGCACCCGTCCCTGATGCGCGAGCTGGCGCGGATGATGATGTTCCGCCTGCGCGGCGGATCGCTGCGCCAGCGCTCCGACCCCAAAATTTTCGCCCTGATCGCCACCTCGCCCACCATCGATCTGGACTACCGCGCGCGCGAGCTGGAAAAGGCGCTGGGCGCCATGGGGCTGACCACCGCGGTTCTGGGCGAGGACGCCGCCGGCCTGTCGGCCCAGCGCTTTGACGTGATCGAGGCGCGCCATGATATCGTGCTGCTGTGCGCGCGCATGGCCGAATTTGACTGGACCCAGCGCGCCATGGCGCGTGCCGACCGGATCTGGCTTCTGGCCCGCGCCGACGCGCGCCCGTCCACGCCGCTTCTGCCCGAATCCCCCTCCCCGGCGGCGCGCCTGAAGCTCATCGACGTGGTGATGGTCCATCATGGCGGCGACCGCGCCGCGGCCCGGCCGCAGGAATGGGTGGAGGCCGCCGAGGCCGCGCGCTGCTTCCACTGGCGCCAGGGCCGGCGCGAGGATGTGTGCACGCTCGCGCGCACCCTCACCGGGCGCTCGGTGGGACTGGTGCTGTCAGGCGGCGGCTCGCGCGCCTACGCCCATGTGGGCGCGGTGCGGGCCTTGCGCGACGCCAAGATCAGCTTTGATTTCTATTGCGGCGCCTCCATGGGCGCCATCGTGGCGGCCGGTGTCGCCCTGGGCTGGGAGGATGGCGAGCTGGAGGACCGCATGCGCGCCGCCTTCGTCACCTCCAACCCGCTCAGCGACTGGACCCTGCCCGTGGTCAGCCTGATCAAGGGACGCCGGGTGGACAAGCGCCTGGAAGAGCATTTCGGCGACCGTGACATCGCCGACATGCCCCGGCCCTTCTTCTGCGTCTCGTCAGACCTCACTCTTGGCGCCGTGCGCGTGCACCGGTCGGGGCGCCTGCGCGACGCCCTGCGCGCCTCGCTGGCCATTCCCGGCCTGTTGCCGCCCGTGGTGGATGGCCAGTCGGTGCTGGTGGACGGGGCGGTGTTCAACAATTTCCCGGTCAATGAGCTCAAAAGCTTTCATCGCGGGCTCAATATCGGCTCGGACGTGACGCGCACCAACTCGATCTGCGCCGATGATTTCGTGGACCCGCCGGGTTTTTTCGGCTGGGCGATGCGCCATGGACTGAGCGATCCGCCGCCCATTGCTTCGCTGCTGCTGCGCGCGGCCACAGCCGGCACGCTGGACCAGCACGCGGCGACGCGCGACGCAGCGGACCTGCTGATCCTGCCCGAGCTGGATATGGATTTGCGCGAATGGCGCCGCTTCGACGATGCGGTCGAGGCCGGCTACGAGGCCGCCACGCGCATGATCAAGGCGATGGAGCCTGAGGATCTGGCGCGGTTTCAGGCGGGAGTGGCCTGA
- a CDS encoding calcineurin-like phosphoesterase family protein — MRLVCVLALGLALPGAAYADRWEASPEIINPGAGGQTIRGVVFEDSDRDGVRSRGEAGVPGVLVSNGRDWVRTDENGAYEIAVRDDMDLTIVQPSGWRTPTDHRFVPQFFYIHKPGGTGYEMRYGGLPDTGPAPEQVNFPLVRDGAAGEAFTCAIIGDSQTYSNEQVSWFRDSVGHDLSQAGLNEGDCVLYVGDVVGDDLGLLDRLLEIGAMAGAPQYLTIGNHDYDFDARSNADKGDSWRRIVGPTYYAFEQGDVLFMVLDNVDYPCQEGRSWCGDPERPAYNGIVDDTQMMWLEGLIAATPEDRLIVLSHHIPFVSFVDATSDRHQTDNAGVIHALLEGREALSLSGHTHTTENHAPGQIFEGWAEQTGIGPLPFRHIIAGAASGAWFQGDFNVDGVPMSLQRMGAPMGYLRLDFEGPEYVERYIGARIDAARGQWVGLSTPDFRDWFEAIYAWSNENWRERDPVPPLSINDLPDTRILTPQDFEGGVWLTANVWAGSAETRVSARLPDGSVLELTRTQEGAGEASRIGAEWADPFAAQRQLSVARIALQSRSGNERAQGVELFQGSRFGPAAPQPQRAIADRNMHLWRAALPQLPDGVHRIEVTSTDRNGLVFTDTVTVEVRDERPPRYWRRELWE, encoded by the coding sequence ATGCGTCTTGTTTGTGTCCTCGCCCTGGGCCTCGCCCTGCCGGGCGCCGCCTATGCCGACCGCTGGGAGGCGTCGCCGGAAATCATCAATCCGGGCGCGGGCGGGCAGACCATTCGCGGCGTGGTGTTCGAAGATTCGGACCGCGACGGGGTGCGCAGCCGGGGCGAGGCAGGCGTGCCGGGCGTTCTGGTCTCCAACGGGCGCGACTGGGTGCGCACCGATGAAAACGGCGCCTATGAGATCGCGGTGCGCGACGACATGGACCTGACCATCGTCCAGCCCAGCGGTTGGCGCACGCCCACCGATCACCGCTTCGTTCCGCAGTTCTTCTACATCCACAAGCCCGGCGGCACGGGATACGAGATGCGCTATGGCGGCCTGCCGGACACCGGCCCGGCGCCGGAGCAGGTCAATTTCCCGCTGGTCCGTGACGGCGCGGCGGGCGAGGCCTTCACCTGCGCCATCATCGGCGACAGCCAGACCTATTCCAACGAGCAGGTCAGCTGGTTTCGCGACTCCGTCGGCCATGACCTCTCCCAGGCCGGCCTGAATGAGGGCGATTGCGTGCTCTATGTGGGCGACGTGGTGGGCGATGATCTGGGCTTGCTGGACCGGCTGCTGGAGATCGGCGCCATGGCCGGTGCGCCGCAATACCTGACCATCGGCAACCACGATTATGATTTCGACGCGCGCTCCAACGCCGACAAGGGCGATAGCTGGCGCCGGATTGTCGGCCCGACCTATTACGCGTTCGAGCAGGGCGATGTGCTCTTCATGGTGCTCGACAATGTGGACTACCCTTGCCAGGAGGGGCGCAGCTGGTGCGGCGACCCCGAGCGTCCCGCCTATAACGGCATTGTGGACGACACCCAGATGATGTGGCTGGAGGGCCTGATTGCGGCGACGCCGGAAGACCGGCTGATCGTTCTGTCCCACCACATTCCGTTCGTCTCCTTCGTGGACGCCACCAGCGATCGCCACCAGACTGATAATGCCGGCGTGATCCATGCCTTGCTGGAGGGGCGCGAGGCGCTGTCTTTGTCGGGCCACACTCACACCACCGAAAACCACGCTCCAGGCCAGATTTTCGAAGGCTGGGCCGAGCAGACGGGTATCGGCCCGCTGCCCTTCCGCCACATCATCGCCGGTGCGGCTTCGGGCGCCTGGTTCCAGGGCGATTTCAATGTGGACGGCGTGCCGATGTCGCTGCAGCGCATGGGCGCGCCCATGGGCTATCTGCGCCTGGACTTTGAAGGCCCTGAGTATGTGGAGCGCTATATCGGCGCGCGCATTGACGCCGCCCGCGGCCAGTGGGTGGGCCTGAGCACGCCCGATTTCCGCGACTGGTTCGAGGCGATCTACGCCTGGTCCAACGAAAACTGGCGCGAGCGCGACCCCGTCCCGCCGCTGTCGATCAATGATCTGCCCGACACACGCATCCTGACGCCGCAGGACTTTGAAGGCGGCGTGTGGCTGACCGCCAATGTCTGGGCCGGCTCGGCCGAAACCCGCGTCAGCGCCCGCCTGCCGGACGGAAGCGTGCTGGAGCTCACACGCACCCAGGAGGGCGCTGGCGAAGCCTCGCGCATCGGCGCCGAATGGGCCGACCCCTTCGCTGCCCAGCGCCAGCTGTCCGTGGCGCGCATCGCCCTGCAAAGCCGCTCGGGCAATGAGCGCGCGCAGGGCGTGGAATTGTTCCAGGGCTCGCGCTTCGGCCCGGCCGCGCCCCAGCCCCAGCGCGCCATCGCCGACCGCAACATGCATTTGTGGCGCGCGGCCCTGCCTCAGCTGCCCGATGGCGTGCACCGCATCGAGGTGACCAGCACCGACCGCAACGGGCTGGTCTTCACCGACACCGTGACGGTGGAGGTGCGCGACGAGCGTCCGCCGCGCTACTGGCGCCGCGAGCTGTGGGAGTAG
- a CDS encoding nitronate monooxygenase family protein — MAGLDILKGRLSVPVIAAPLFIISNPKLVIAQCKAGVVGSFPALNARPQSQLDEWLDEITSELDSYNRANPDKPAAPYAVNQIVHRSNDRLEADLMTCAKYKVPLVITSLGARVELNDAVHSWGGKTMHDIINIKFAHKALEKGADGLIPVCTGAGGHAGVMSPFALMSEIREFFDGPVALSGSISTGAGVLAAQAMGADYAYIGSAFIATDEARCGEDYKQGIVDGTAEDIVYTSLFTGVHGNYLRRSIEQAGLDPDNLPESDPSAMNFGSGGGSAAKAWKDIWGSGQGIGAVKKIQSAGGYVSQLQAEYEAAKARIMG, encoded by the coding sequence ATGGCTGGACTGGATATTCTCAAGGGCCGGCTGAGCGTGCCGGTGATCGCGGCGCCGCTCTTCATCATCTCCAACCCCAAGCTGGTCATCGCCCAGTGCAAGGCCGGCGTGGTGGGCTCCTTCCCCGCGCTGAACGCCCGCCCGCAAAGCCAGCTGGATGAGTGGCTGGACGAGATCACGTCGGAACTCGACAGCTATAACCGCGCCAATCCCGACAAGCCGGCTGCGCCCTACGCGGTGAACCAGATCGTCCACCGGTCCAATGACCGGCTGGAGGCCGATCTGATGACCTGCGCCAAGTACAAGGTCCCCCTCGTGATCACCTCGCTGGGCGCGCGCGTGGAGCTCAATGACGCCGTCCACAGCTGGGGCGGCAAGACCATGCACGACATCATCAACATCAAATTCGCCCACAAGGCGCTGGAGAAGGGCGCTGACGGCCTCATCCCGGTGTGCACCGGCGCGGGCGGGCATGCCGGTGTGATGTCGCCGTTTGCCCTGATGAGCGAGATCCGGGAATTCTTCGACGGCCCGGTGGCGCTGTCAGGCTCCATCTCCACCGGTGCGGGCGTATTGGCCGCACAGGCCATGGGCGCGGACTACGCCTATATCGGCTCGGCCTTCATCGCCACGGACGAAGCGCGCTGCGGCGAGGACTACAAGCAGGGCATTGTGGACGGCACGGCCGAGGACATCGTCTACACCAGCCTGTTCACCGGCGTGCACGGCAACTACCTGCGCCGCTCCATCGAGCAGGCCGGGCTCGATCCCGACAATCTGCCCGAAAGCGATCCGTCCGCGATGAATTTCGGCTCGGGCGGCGGCAGCGCGGCCAAAGCCTGGAAAGACATCTGGGGCTCGGGCCAGGGCATCGGCGCGGTCAAGAAAATCCAGAGCGCCGGCGGCTATGTGAGCCAGCTGCAGGCGGAATATGAGGCGGCAAAGGCGCGGATTATGGGATGA